The following proteins come from a genomic window of Streptomyces sp. NBC_01298:
- a CDS encoding DUF6233 domain-containing protein, with the protein MNELEARLESWRAVRAYLAWQQRQAEQAIRDLEAQLAAAARRQHAPPRPGPRRPPPPSVAGGMPVPPDWKVESMRGRDGPVPMSVHVGACTMGEGRAVSRDEARRLIAEGVEPCPFCSPENSLGMPG; encoded by the coding sequence GTGAACGAGCTGGAGGCCCGCCTGGAGAGCTGGCGGGCCGTACGGGCCTATCTCGCCTGGCAGCAGCGCCAGGCCGAGCAGGCCATCCGCGACCTGGAGGCACAGCTGGCCGCGGCCGCCCGGCGCCAGCACGCACCTCCTCGACCCGGGCCCCGGCGACCTCCGCCGCCGTCCGTGGCTGGGGGCATGCCGGTGCCGCCGGACTGGAAGGTGGAATCGATGCGCGGCAGGGACGGGCCGGTGCCGATGTCCGTACACGTGGGCGCCTGCACCATGGGTGAGGGACGGGCGGTCAGCCGTGACGAGGCGCGGCGGTTGATCGCCGAGGGCGTCGAGCCGTGCCCGTTCTGCAGCCCCGAGAACTCGCTCGGCATGCCCGGCTGA
- a CDS encoding DUF402 domain-containing protein, with product MRSFETGQTVVRRDVHRSGRVWSEQALRVVADTGEALVTACAPGAQARWPALYAKARTEGDRSVRTEAFEALASGRWDLAAGVWEETDLLLWKPPAAWFSINAFYVPDGNGRRLRNWYVNFEHPTRRTPAGFDTFDLTVDLVVSPDLARWEWKDEDEYAHVRRLGIVSDTEHQAVDAARAQVLAMLAERAGVFAHAERWAAWRWEPAWPTPCLPGPVPAAGRVAPEGGWTGACTVASGGGPQV from the coding sequence GTGCGCAGTTTCGAGACGGGCCAGACGGTCGTACGACGCGATGTCCACCGGTCGGGCCGGGTATGGAGCGAACAGGCGCTACGGGTTGTCGCCGACACCGGCGAGGCACTGGTGACCGCCTGCGCGCCCGGCGCACAGGCCAGGTGGCCCGCCCTGTATGCGAAGGCCCGCACCGAAGGGGACCGGTCGGTGCGTACGGAGGCGTTCGAGGCGCTGGCGTCCGGCCGGTGGGACCTGGCGGCCGGCGTGTGGGAGGAGACCGACCTGCTGCTGTGGAAGCCCCCGGCGGCCTGGTTCAGCATCAACGCCTTCTACGTCCCGGACGGGAACGGGCGCCGGCTGCGGAACTGGTACGTCAACTTCGAGCACCCCACCCGCCGCACCCCGGCCGGGTTCGACACCTTCGACCTCACCGTGGACCTGGTGGTCTCGCCCGACCTCGCCCGGTGGGAGTGGAAGGACGAGGACGAGTACGCGCACGTGCGGCGCCTGGGCATCGTCTCCGACACCGAGCACCAGGCCGTGGACGCCGCCCGCGCCCAAGTCCTCGCGATGCTTGCCGAGCGTGCCGGGGTGTTCGCGCACGCGGAGCGGTGGGCGGCCTGGAGATGGGAGCCGGCCTGGCCCACACCGTGCCTCCCCGGCCCCGTTCCGGCGGCCGGGAGGGTTGCACCGGAAGGGGGCTGGACAGGTGCTTGCACGGTTGCTTCCGGCGGGGGACCGCAGGTGTGA
- a CDS encoding replication-relaxation family protein — protein sequence MRLVARVEGVELMAGKRLTNPAGSSNDLRGDVLRVLGVLKVATADQIQRIASPHLTYRHTTKSSASKQKTARTASHAGALSDLRKHGLAENGGTSRAGESLRNLTVKGLEAASYELGRPLTEMGATARGAGSSGATHPMAVNETVIALLRPKPDLKLLTAEPAEAKAAAQAAVDASPGVGTIASYTTEVPLPATGMWSAPGKGGAQADIVLTAPQAGIPLLFIEVDNCHETAEEIAAKLAKYHRFFKRTIKDTDGKDKPMWRTRWLAHTTDPAEVPHPPVLIVFNHIGARDPNRTLPRLQELTRPLWAGERASSGYSSYDRKIPIIATGLRNLRAHGPAGPVFLRFGRTEMQTLRDAVGNPRRDAVLVRERERMKVQQEEYREQLRRVAEENKAKQEARRPLCAECGAKFPDDRWKTAEAYPEPALRWLPTLCKPCQDKAIEAADQAERDRLAAEAAATAEKARGWRSRFRPGQAQGDPGQAP from the coding sequence ATGCGGCTGGTCGCTCGCGTCGAAGGGGTGGAGCTGATGGCAGGCAAGCGGCTGACGAATCCAGCAGGGTCCTCGAACGACCTGCGCGGGGATGTGCTGCGCGTGCTCGGCGTGCTGAAGGTGGCCACGGCCGACCAGATCCAGAGGATCGCCTCACCCCACCTGACCTACCGCCACACCACCAAGTCGAGCGCATCCAAGCAGAAGACCGCCCGCACGGCCTCGCACGCCGGCGCGCTCTCCGATCTACGCAAGCACGGTCTCGCCGAGAACGGCGGCACCAGCCGGGCGGGGGAGTCGCTGCGCAACCTGACCGTCAAGGGCCTGGAGGCCGCCTCCTACGAGCTTGGGCGCCCGCTGACGGAGATGGGCGCCACTGCCCGTGGCGCGGGTTCCAGCGGGGCCACCCACCCCATGGCCGTCAACGAGACGGTCATCGCGCTGCTCCGCCCCAAGCCCGACCTGAAACTGCTCACCGCGGAGCCGGCCGAAGCGAAGGCGGCCGCGCAGGCCGCCGTCGACGCCAGCCCCGGCGTCGGCACGATCGCCTCGTACACGACCGAGGTCCCGCTCCCGGCCACCGGCATGTGGAGTGCTCCGGGGAAGGGCGGCGCCCAGGCCGACATCGTGCTCACCGCCCCGCAGGCGGGGATCCCGCTGTTGTTCATCGAGGTCGACAACTGCCACGAGACCGCCGAGGAGATCGCGGCGAAACTCGCGAAGTACCACCGCTTCTTCAAACGAACGATCAAGGACACCGACGGCAAGGACAAGCCGATGTGGCGCACCCGCTGGCTCGCCCACACCACCGACCCCGCTGAGGTCCCGCACCCGCCGGTGCTGATCGTCTTCAACCACATCGGCGCCCGCGACCCCAACCGCACCCTCCCGCGTCTCCAGGAGCTGACCCGGCCGTTGTGGGCGGGCGAGCGGGCCTCGAGCGGATACAGCAGCTACGACAGGAAGATCCCGATCATCGCGACCGGCCTGCGCAACCTGCGCGCCCACGGCCCGGCTGGACCGGTGTTCCTGCGCTTCGGCCGTACCGAGATGCAGACCCTGCGCGACGCGGTCGGCAACCCGCGCCGGGACGCGGTCCTCGTTCGCGAGCGAGAGCGGATGAAGGTCCAACAGGAGGAGTACCGGGAACAGCTGCGGCGGGTGGCCGAGGAGAACAAGGCCAAGCAGGAGGCCCGGCGTCCGCTCTGCGCGGAGTGCGGGGCGAAGTTCCCCGACGACCGGTGGAAGACGGCCGAGGCATACCCGGAGCCGGCGCTCCGGTGGCTCCCGACGCTGTGCAAGCCGTGCCAGGACAAGGCCATCGAGGCCGCGGACCAGGCCGAGCGCGACCGCCTGGCAGCGGAGGCCGCCGCTACCGCAGAGAAGGCCCGGGGCTGGCGCTCCCGCTTCCGCCCCGGGCAAGCCCAAGGCGACCCTGGGCAAGCTCCCTGA
- the dksA gene encoding RNA polymerase-binding protein DksA: MSESMLTYFMKRLDSMKQELLHNADATTNNLREVAANAVDPADRARREEELALELATRDRERRLLKKVDSALLRIQHGKYGWCETCEGEIGLRRLQTRPTQELCVDCREVAEEKVTKFGA; the protein is encoded by the coding sequence ATGAGTGAGTCCATGCTCACGTACTTCATGAAGCGCCTCGATTCCATGAAGCAAGAGCTGCTGCACAACGCGGACGCGACCACCAATAACCTGAGGGAGGTGGCCGCCAACGCCGTGGACCCGGCTGACCGTGCCAGGCGGGAAGAAGAGCTTGCCCTGGAGCTGGCCACCCGAGACCGGGAGCGGAGGCTCCTCAAGAAGGTCGACAGTGCTCTCCTTCGGATCCAGCACGGGAAGTACGGCTGGTGCGAGACCTGCGAGGGCGAGATCGGCCTCCGCCGCCTGCAGACACGCCCGACCCAAGAACTTTGCGTCGACTGCCGCGAGGTGGCGGAGGAGAAGGTGACGAAGTTCGGGGCATAG
- the mobF gene encoding MobF family relaxase — protein sequence MTVDIRVVRAGQMYRYYLRQTVVGDGRRPARTPLREAQEQAGVPVGRWMGRGLAVLGLVPGEEVTEGQLRNLFGERGRHPYADRIEAELLAQGASPKKAFKAGALGRQVMVTGVDFVFRPQPTIYLLWALGDEETRLVIEAAHERAIVRVLEWIEDEVAVIRYGKDGIYRVPPPGGLVAARFRHYEARSGMPLLHDHLLLSVKGQRPDGKWNSIHTTALHENTVAASALYNELVAAEVCEALGLATEPRTVTEGRRPVMEIAGVPHELIRWTSRRSDQIAACLAELEHEYVTAVDDDGELKFLPVVSETARAKMNQIAARKTRPPKQKTRPLAQLRVWWKASAILNSGVAIDVINSLLEHARAAAAAIRARVAAVLDVALAAVDVTATVFVMNEGGRFHRRHLLAETRRHLALVLRGRRREPGLDEKIVATAISTHCLDISEPKTTIGLQKDYRLYTARWSLSELPARRRPPTPAPDPDRRPPADPGEPAAPGPPGSDAGEWEIPRLPLQYERAVLAGTAVREKLRTTTVTAARGQAYDVTRHQQAAMPEQLIVPPGADLEEEDDDQEPEAARAGAIDMTALRALRESRTDVEALDLTAERLRHLQEAFAKAAGDSRTRATRYAEQDDADAAHPVRRDDQQAHRPPEPGPHRGREAGH from the coding sequence ATGACAGTGGATATCAGGGTTGTCCGGGCTGGTCAGATGTACCGCTACTACCTGCGCCAGACCGTTGTCGGTGACGGCCGCCGCCCGGCCCGCACGCCGCTGCGTGAGGCCCAGGAGCAGGCGGGTGTTCCGGTCGGGCGGTGGATGGGCCGCGGCCTGGCCGTGCTCGGACTCGTGCCGGGCGAGGAAGTCACCGAGGGCCAGCTGCGGAACCTGTTCGGCGAGCGGGGCCGGCACCCGTACGCGGACCGGATCGAGGCCGAGCTTCTCGCCCAGGGCGCGTCCCCGAAGAAGGCGTTCAAGGCCGGCGCCCTCGGACGCCAGGTGATGGTCACGGGCGTCGACTTCGTGTTCCGGCCGCAGCCGACGATCTACCTCCTATGGGCGCTGGGGGATGAGGAGACCCGGCTGGTGATCGAGGCCGCGCACGAGCGCGCGATCGTACGGGTGCTGGAGTGGATCGAGGACGAGGTCGCGGTGATCCGGTACGGGAAGGACGGCATCTACCGGGTGCCGCCGCCCGGCGGTCTGGTCGCCGCGCGCTTCCGCCACTACGAGGCACGCTCCGGGATGCCCTTGCTCCATGACCATCTTCTGTTGTCAGTGAAGGGGCAGCGCCCGGACGGGAAGTGGAACTCGATCCACACCACGGCCCTGCACGAGAACACCGTGGCCGCCTCCGCGCTCTACAACGAGCTCGTGGCCGCCGAGGTCTGCGAGGCACTGGGGCTGGCGACCGAGCCGCGCACCGTCACCGAGGGGCGCCGGCCCGTGATGGAGATCGCCGGGGTGCCGCACGAGCTGATCCGCTGGACTTCCCGACGCAGCGACCAGATCGCCGCCTGCCTCGCCGAGCTGGAGCACGAGTACGTCACCGCCGTCGACGACGACGGCGAGCTGAAGTTCCTGCCCGTGGTCTCCGAGACCGCCCGCGCCAAGATGAACCAGATAGCCGCCCGCAAGACCCGCCCGCCCAAGCAGAAGACCCGGCCGCTCGCGCAGCTGCGCGTCTGGTGGAAGGCGAGCGCGATCCTCAACTCCGGGGTGGCCATCGACGTCATCAACTCCCTCCTCGAGCACGCCCGCGCCGCGGCCGCAGCGATCCGGGCCCGGGTCGCCGCCGTCCTCGACGTCGCCCTGGCGGCCGTCGACGTCACCGCGACCGTGTTCGTGATGAACGAAGGCGGCCGCTTCCACCGCAGGCACCTGCTCGCCGAAACCCGCCGTCACCTCGCCCTCGTCCTGCGCGGCCGCCGCCGCGAACCGGGCCTGGACGAGAAGATCGTGGCCACCGCCATCTCCACCCACTGCCTGGACATCAGCGAGCCGAAAACCACGATCGGCCTGCAGAAGGACTACCGCCTCTACACCGCCCGCTGGTCCCTGTCCGAGCTCCCCGCCCGGCGCCGCCCACCCACCCCGGCCCCCGACCCGGACCGGCGCCCTCCGGCCGATCCTGGCGAGCCGGCTGCACCCGGGCCCCCGGGCTCGGACGCAGGGGAGTGGGAGATACCCCGCCTCCCGTTGCAGTACGAGCGAGCCGTCCTCGCTGGCACGGCGGTGCGGGAGAAGCTGCGCACCACCACCGTCACCGCCGCGCGGGGCCAGGCGTACGACGTCACCCGGCACCAGCAGGCCGCGATGCCCGAGCAGCTGATCGTGCCCCCGGGCGCCGACCTCGAGGAAGAGGACGACGACCAGGAGCCGGAGGCCGCACGCGCCGGGGCGATCGACATGACCGCGCTACGGGCCCTCCGGGAGTCCCGCACCGACGTCGAAGCCCTCGACCTCACCGCCGAGCGGCTGCGCCATCTCCAGGAAGCGTTCGCCAAGGCGGCCGGCGACTCCCGCACCCGAGCGACCCGCTACGCCGAACAGGACGACGCCGACGCAGCGCACCCGGTGCGCAGGGACGATCAGCAGGCGCATCGCCCGCCAGAGCCCGGACCGCACCGGGGCCGGGAGGCCGGCCACTGA
- a CDS encoding ParA family protein, with translation MSIPTQNGGREKLITSLTPQLRRLLKIRAFEHGMDIQDATEHAIKAWYLTSDVPEVDTAKAKTWGTFLPPGEPENFKSVCGDRGVTYIQGLAQAVTLWLEHHPSPTTPLHAQPVARVIVANQKGGVGKTFISSGMAQALAEAGRRVLLVDYDPQGHLTAELGFEDVMYEDDVETLLMHMEGSAKGDIRELLVALDQKRFGERLHLLPASDDAFLRDVSLSKVSFSEAALERALEPLEEDYDVIIIDGPPSLGLNMDTALYYVRRRDGELADRSGLITPVWANKASHRAFKLLRAQKEDLCRKGRIQIDYLGLVVNAYDSRRGKLVKENKDQWERSTSPAVLAVIGDLKEGREAADGEIPLLEYAPDSEHAQAMRDLAKELAV, from the coding sequence ATGAGCATCCCAACCCAGAATGGGGGGCGAGAGAAACTAATCACCTCCCTCACTCCTCAGCTGCGCAGACTCCTGAAGATCCGAGCCTTCGAGCACGGCATGGACATCCAGGACGCCACCGAGCACGCCATCAAGGCGTGGTACCTGACCTCCGATGTACCCGAGGTCGACACCGCCAAGGCCAAGACGTGGGGAACCTTCCTGCCGCCCGGCGAACCGGAGAACTTCAAGTCAGTATGCGGAGACCGCGGGGTCACCTACATCCAGGGGCTCGCCCAGGCCGTGACGCTTTGGCTGGAGCACCATCCCTCCCCCACCACTCCCCTGCACGCGCAGCCGGTGGCCCGGGTGATAGTCGCCAACCAGAAGGGCGGCGTCGGCAAGACGTTCATCTCGTCCGGTATGGCGCAGGCCCTGGCCGAGGCCGGAAGGCGTGTGCTCCTCGTCGACTACGACCCGCAGGGCCACCTCACGGCCGAACTCGGCTTCGAGGACGTGATGTACGAAGACGACGTCGAGACACTCCTCATGCACATGGAGGGCAGCGCGAAGGGCGACATCCGCGAGCTGCTCGTCGCCCTGGACCAGAAGCGGTTTGGTGAGCGGCTGCACCTGCTGCCGGCTTCAGACGATGCGTTCCTCCGCGACGTGTCCCTCTCGAAGGTCTCGTTCAGCGAGGCGGCTCTCGAACGCGCTCTGGAACCGCTGGAGGAGGACTACGACGTCATCATCATCGACGGCCCTCCGAGCTTGGGTCTGAACATGGACACGGCGCTCTACTACGTGCGACGCCGGGACGGGGAGCTCGCCGACCGGTCCGGCTTGATCACTCCGGTCTGGGCGAACAAGGCTTCCCACAGGGCTTTCAAACTGCTGAGAGCTCAGAAGGAAGACCTCTGCCGTAAGGGTCGGATCCAGATCGACTACCTCGGTCTCGTCGTCAACGCCTACGACAGCCGCCGCGGAAAGCTGGTCAAGGAGAACAAGGACCAGTGGGAGAGGAGCACCTCCCCGGCGGTCCTCGCCGTCATCGGCGACCTCAAGGAAGGCCGGGAGGCAGCAGACGGGGAGATCCCGCTGCTCGAGTACGCCCCCGACAGCGAGCACGCCCAGGCGATGCGCGA